A section of the Glandiceps talaboti chromosome 8, keGlaTala1.1, whole genome shotgun sequence genome encodes:
- the LOC144438675 gene encoding uncharacterized protein C17orf113-like has translation MLCEKANKRNAFTRGSPDSQKSAIKRHMKTDDHREATVVRPSQNLMRNFSSKGLSESKDKQRAVLRTVYYMAKEEIPDRKFVSLIELQRENGCECLKTETYTHHDSVTSMQRALADTVREEISQKISDSPFVGILVDETVNVTVHKKLIIFLKIVDDGKPRTIFIGNYTVLNGTAETVADKMLEVLGDHGIEISKVMGLGSDGASVMTGRHNGVGVRLKRQNVYLIHVHCVAHRLALAAADASRSVKKITEYKKTVNNIFNFFKYSATRYQRLRELNKILNTEDVLSLKEPCSVRWLSFGRAVKGIYDNWPALVMEFDEEASQRDNAVASGLLKQIKQYSFLAITHLLMDVLPIMDRCNLVFQREDVNLATIEPMVQSTIASLQLLLEPDSLGEHETMLTREIDNNVYRGHSLTYTAANHIQGYANVRRGFITHLIERLQARFPSEYTDLLTCLDNI, from the coding sequence ATGCTGTGTGAGAAAGCAAATAAGAGGAACGCGTTTACTCGCGGGTCTCCAGATTCACAAAAATCGGCGATAAAGCGTCATATGAAGACCGATGACCATCGTGAAGCTACAGTGGTGAGACCATCACAGAATTTAATGCGCAACTTTTCAAGTAAAGGACTTTCCGAAAGTAAGGACAAACAGCGAGCAGTTCTTCGTACCGTCTATTACATGGCTAAGGAGGAGATACCCGACCGAAAATTTGTCTCGTTGATAGAACTGCAACGTGAAAACGGATGCGAATGTTTGAAAACGGAGACTTATACGCACCACGACAGTGTTACATCCATGCAAAGAGCATTAGCTGACACAGTACGTGAAGAAATTTCTCAGAAAATATCGGATTCGCCATTTGTTGGCATACTCGTTGACGAAACAGTCAATGTAACAGTTCATAAGAAGCTGATCATATTTCTGAAAATCGTTGATGATGGAAAACCCCGTACTATATTTATTGGGAACTACACTGTTTTAAACGGTACTGCCGAAACAGTAGCTGACAAAATGTTAGAAGTGCTCGGTGATCATGGAATTGAAATATCGAAAGTCATGGGTCTCGGCTCTGACGGGGCTTCCGTCATGACGGGTAGACATAACGGTGTCGGCGTACGTTTGAAACGTCAAAACGTATATCTTATCCATGTCCATTGTGTCGCACACCGGTTGGCACTTGCAGCAGCCGATGCTAGTCGCAGTGTAAAGAAAATTACCGAGTATAAAAAGACCGTGAATaacattttcaactttttcaagTATTCTGCCACACGATACCAGAGATTGCGAGAATTAAATAAAATTCTCAATACCGAAGATGTTCTGAGTTTAAAGGAGCCTTGCTCAGTGCGATGGCTTTCTTTCGGCCGAGCCGTCAAGGGAATTTATGATAACTGGCCAGCGCTTGTCATGGAATTCGACGAAGAAGCATCTCAACGTGACAACGCAGTTGCTAGCGGTCTTTTAAAGCAGATCAAACAGTACTCGTTCCTGGCCATCACGCATTTGCTGATGGACGTACTGCCAATCATGGACCGCTGCAATCTTGTATTCCAACGAGAAGATGTCAACTTGGCTACTATTGAACCGATGGTCCAATCAACTATCGCATCCCTACAGCTTTTATTAGAACCGGACAGTTTAGGCGAACATGAGACCATGCTTACGAGGGAAATTGATAACAATGTGTATCGTGGTCATTCTCTGACTTACACAGCTGCAAATCATATCCAAGGTTATGCAAATGTAAGGCGTGGCTTCATAACGCATCTAATCGAACGACTGCAAGCACGATTTCCCAGTGAATATACCGATTTACTAACGTGCCTCGATAACATTTAA
- the LOC144438677 gene encoding uncharacterized protein LOC144438677 has product MSRDNANGGAASCNAVMMTADIGGLQAFDIKDDPHSTSQRWKKWRRAFELYLIGKGITADAQKRALLLHTAGLEVQEIYFTLVGEDTEKEYKDTMKVLNDYFIPKANVPFKRHLFRQIVQSSEETVDKFVCRLRQRATTCDFGEREDEYIRDQLIDKCYSTKLRRRFLEKDGSVKLGDLLAIARAQEAVDSQLKMMSETKGPDQVNAISNSTKGDVRSRYGGRSNGKQVGGNKKTCYNCGRIGHFARDQRCPARDQKCRQCGETGHFKVKCPKQAYSKQRSTVDRSKGKHNRNGSTNTNYVRGDTCRNTNEGEETTVRETQHYHAFSVGDESTVHTGTVTLNVGGVKLQNVLIDSGATCTLVDQKTWQWLKTQGIKCTSRKTATVLFAYGSTKPLPTLGTFTAVVVSPNNSMCKADFVVIEGEGKSLLCRKTAEILNLLRVGPIHVNTVDNKFTGEIMEEYKVVLNGVGLLKDYELKLNIDAAIKPVAQPVRRIPYGLRQKVDEKLDELLEGNIIEEIPEGPTGWVSPLVVPVVPKSDGDLRICVDMRRANEAIVRECQPMPSIEELLHDLNGSTVFSRLDLKWGFHQIKLSEESRHITTFATHRGL; this is encoded by the coding sequence ATGTCAAGGGATAATGCAAATGGCGGAGCAGCCAGCTGCAATGCGGTAATGATGACGGCGGATATTGGCGGTCTTCAAGCATTTGACATCAAAGACGATCCCCATTCAACTTCTCAGAGATGGAAGAAATGGAGAAGGGCATTCGAGTTATATTTGATCGGAAAGGGTATCACAGCGGACGCACAGAAGAGAGCACTTCTATTACATACGGCGGGACTCGAAGTACAAGAAATTTACTTCACGCTAGTTGGCGAAGATACGGAGAAAGAGTACAAAGACACTATGAAGGTATTGAACGATTATTTCATACCCAAAGCTAACGTACCATTCAAGAGACATTTATTTCGACAAATTGTACAATCAAGTGAAGAAACTGTCGATAAATTTGTGTGTAGACTCAGACAACGCGCAACTACTTGCGATTTCGGAGAAAGGGAGGATGAATACATTAGAGATCAGCTGATTGATAAGTGTTACTCGACAAAGTTACGCCGCAGGTTTCTAGAAAAAGATGGCAGCGTCAAACTCGGTGATTTACTTGCAATCGCTCGAGCACAAGAAGCCGTTGATTCTCAATTGAAAATGATGAGTGAGACCAAAGGCCCTGATCAAGTAAATGCCATTAGTAACAGTACTAAAGGAGACGTTCGTTCCCGGTACGGCGGTAGAAGTAACGGAAAACAGGTTGGTGGAAATAAGAAAACTTGTTATAACTGTGGACGTATAGGTCACTTTGCGAGAGATCAGAGATGTCCAGCAAGAGATCAGAAGTGTAGACAGTGTGGAGAAACAGGACATTTTAAAGTGAAGTGTCCAAAACAAGCGTACAGTAAACAAAGAAGCACTGTTGATCGATCAAAGGGTAAACACAATAGAAACGGCAGTACAAATACCAACTATGTAAGAGGAGATACATGTAGGAATACTAACGAGGGAGAAGAAACTACAGTCAGAGAAACTCAACACTACCATGCTTTCTCAGTGGGTGATGAATCAACTGTACATACAGGAACTGTCACACTGAATGTTGGAGGAGtcaaactacaaaatgtactgaTAGATTCCGGAGCAACATGTACCTTAGTTGACCAGAAAACTTGGCAGTGGTTGAAAACTCAAGGTATCAAGTGTACATCACGGAAAACTGCAACTGTACTATTTGCATATGGAAGTACTAAACCTCTACCTACACTTGGAACATTCACAGCAGTAGTGGTGTCTCCAAATAATTCTATGTGCAAGGCAGATTTTGTAGTCATAGAGGGTGAAGGCAAGAGTTTATTATGCAGAAAAACAGCTGAAATACTGAATTTGCTACGTGTTGGTCCAATTCATGTTAACACAGTGGACAATAAATTCACGGGAGAAATAATGGAAGAATACAAAGTTGTATTAAATGGTGTTGGTCTGTTGAAGGACTATGAACTGAAACTAAATATAGATGCAGCTATAAAACCAGTGGCACAGCCAGTGAGGAGAATTCCATATGGATTGCGACAAAAGGTGGATGAAAAGCTTGATGAGCTACTGGAAGGCAATATAATTGAGGAAATACCGGAAGGTCCAACCGGATGGGTATCTCCATTGGTAGTACCGGTAGTACCAAAATCAGATGGAGATTTACGAATTTGTGTCGACATGAGACGCGCAAACGAAGCGATTGTTAGAGAATGTCAGCCCATGCCGTCAATAGAAGAACTGCTTCACGATTTAAATGGCAGTACAGTCTTTAGTCGTTTAGACTTAAAGTGGGGTTTTCACCAAATCAAGTTGAGTGAAGAAAGCAGACACATCACAACGTTTGCTACACATAGAGGCTTATAG